AAAAGTGTAACACATAAATGAACTCACCCTCCAGAAAGCACAGGCGAAACTACACGGACGAACGGTGGATCAAAGGGGAAATTATCCTGTGGAGGCAACCAACGGTTTATTTAGAGACTTCAAAGACTGTcaaagtgtgtttctttctgtaaatGCAGAGTCATTTTTACTCACTTTATATGAGAAGTTTAGTAAAATGTAATCcattccttccttttccttaAGGACTTGTAAATCGCTGTGTAAAGGGCTGTCTGGATCCACCCTGTTGGTTGTTAAATAATGTAATTCAGACAGAGTTTATGCTTCCACAGGAAGGACAAGAACACATGACACAAGATCCCACAGCCACTTACGTCCTTAGTTTGACGTGCCATTCATACAGGCTGTCGTTAACAAGCTCGACTGAATAGATGCCTGAAAAAGAAATTGATTAAATGTGAAACGTCTCTGAATGCAAGATCTGTAATGGACGGTAATGATTTCATCTCCTTTTTCACTCTATAAACTAAAAAGTAACAGCGTGAAAAAGGATCAAATGGATTTGAGAGGTACATCCTTTCTCACACCACCATCTAAATTTCTGGCACCAATACTTGCAAAAGTTACCATTTTTCagcataaaatatttaaatgagtttactGCCAAAAACCATgattactgtgtgtgtggttatttctttttgttctcttAGGTTGTGAACAGAAAGCAGACCATTGTATAGAATGCATACCTGTCTTGTAACTCTGAGACCTGTAAATCTCTCTGAGCTCCTTCATCAGGCGGTCAGATGCTTGCACTGAACCAGACACAGCTCcctgcaaaatatgaaaaacacaactAGAACAATGAAAAATAAGCTCTAACCTGCTGGACATTGATATTTATATCATACACCTGTGAGAGAAAGTTTCACTGATCCTCTAATATTAAAAAACTTAAACAAGTGAATGAAAAGCATGAAGCGTTGGTTCCATTGTCAAACGGATGTAATCATATTTGACACATTTCAGACACGAGGGCAGCTGCGCCGCTGAGCTACTTAACAGAGCGATGAGCAACCTGAGAGGCCCAtccagaaagaaacaaatctcTCCATGAGTTTATGCTGCCTTGAAGGGCAAACGCGTAAAGAAACCTGACTATATGCTGCATACTGCATAGAAGCACATTGAGAAACCGGTCACATTACCAGCCGTCAGATATGTATTAAATCTGTCATTGCTGCCTTGTATCTCaaccttctttttcagaaaccctttcctgatttcttattcaCAAAAGTAACcactacagagaaaaaaaaaataagagataGATCCCAGACAACTACTATCAACCAGTCTTTTTGGGACAGGAGCACTTACATTCAAGTggtcctgtctctggttctttcGGATCTTCTCCAGGATTGCCAGATTCTCCTTCTCGATGCCATCGTCTTCGGATTTCTTTCCATCCACAGgttcttcctctttcatttcataGTGGTCCAGATCCTCTATGTCCTGTTGATTCGTTAATTACAGTTTAAGCATTTTAAGGCCTTGTTCTCCAGCACTACATACACACATCAACAGAAAAGGGCCAGGGATCAAGAATAAACAAGACTTTGCCATCACTATGTGATTagcacacagcagcacagcaaGAGCATTGCATTAGAAGCTTAGACCCAAGACTTACTtctcccatctcctcctcctcttcttcctcagacgTGACCTCCTCTGTTCCATGctacacacatagacacagacGAGGATTTAAGTCTCGATGAATAAAATGTTAGGAAGTGCATAATAAAACATCCTGATTTAAATAAGAATGGCACATACTTTAGGAGTAATCAAATAATGGCCCGTGCCGTGGCTGTACCATGGCACTAGGAGGGGTTTGATGAGCAACAACTTACCTTCCGGTCCTGTCCCACAGGACCTGCAGGAAGGGGCTGGTCCAGCATCTCCACATCTGGATGTTGCGGGAGGTTGTACAGTCGACAAAGGTCACAAATTAGTTTCTTCAACTGCTGCAAAAGCTGGGAAATGACAGCAAGGAAGGGACAGAGATTTAGATAAATCATTCAAGTTGGCAAATGAGGCTAAAGAGCAATCCTACAAGGAagaaatgtgaatgtttatgattatttttgagATATAAAATGTTCCTGTGTATGCAAATGTCCACATGATGTGCTATCATGTGAGATTGCAACAAATGATTACGGCATTCTTTATGCAGTGCGTTGCAGGACATTCAAATGGAAACTGTGCAATGATTAGAAATTGTGCAATCTGCGAGTGTACCAGTAAATTTGGGGCCTGAAGTATTGATTTAAATATACACTAGACACTAGTAGTATTATAAATACATGTAGGCAGACTAATATTGTTCGccttcaaacaaaaacagataagTGACACTAAGCTGCCGTCAGTTAGCGTGCTGTGCATTTGCAAATTTGGTGCAGTTCAAATATAGGGCACCGGTAAGGCATCTGCACAACAGTAGAAGCAAATACATTGATCTTAtctacacacaaaaagacaagacTTGTCCCTTATCTGACACACAGCTTTGACGATGGTGTGTTCATTATCTGAATTATCTGTCCAAAGAAAACGGTCTTCACTACCATAAAAAGCATATTTTGAGTCTATGAAATAGATGAATGCATATGTGCCTCCTTCTGACGAATCTCCAAACAGCAGGTTGGCATTCTGTCACAATAATTCACAGGAAACCTTCCAGCTGTGAGGCCGTCTGGTCAATGCTTGTATAGTCAAAAGGTAAAGTCAGATGTCTTTCCTCCCGGTGGCATAATATGAAGTGTGTCAGGTGAAGCTGCGTCAGCTCTGACTCAACATACCTAGATAATTAAAGAAGCAGCCAGTGCCCGTGCGTTACAATCACCTGCTgtattgttcattttttattaacttcCGGCCTCCTGCTGTATGACATGGAACTGTCAATCTTGTACAATACAATCTCATATAATAAAGTCCCTCAACAACTACTATATTGCTATGGAGGTATACTACCGTTTGACTTCCCGGTAATTACACAAACGGTCGGCAGATCTTTGCAAAATGTACACTCTCTCATGAACGTCAACGAAGCCAGAAGGAAGGTTACTTACCAGGGTGCTGCCTTTCCGAACATCGTCCAACCTCTCCAGAACTTGCGTTAAGCTCGGGTCGTCGGAGTCCACAAACCATATTGGCGGCGTAGAAGGATAAGACTCCTAGACAgtggagcaaaacaaaaacaacacagttacATCAGTACATTTGGCCCACTTTCGCGTGTGTCGCAGCATTAAAACGGGTAGAGAGAGCGCATATAACGCCTCAAATCTGAGTTGACGGCGTTAGCATTCAGACTGCGCCGTTGGCTAAGTGCTACTGCTGCGTATCAGGAAactgtttaatgttgtgttgtgtaaccAACTAAATCCATACCAAGTGTGCGTAGCTCCCATTGAAACCAGCTAATGAAACTACGCAAAACCTGTCCCGCACAGCACCAGGTTGTACAGTTGAGTAGGTAGCAGGTTAGCTGGCTAACTTTAGCTACTGCTAACCACCAACGAGAAGAGAGCTAACCCCCGGGGACCGTCTTCTTGCCCACTTACCGTTATGTTACAGTGGATTATTAACAGCTTTTCCCCAGTTACATTAAACTGGCAGCTCAGTTCGTCTGGCTTCCAGTCTATTATTCTGAACCGCTCGTGGTTTGGATCAAAAATAGACTCCAAAAACTTCAGTTCGGCCTTCAGCCCCGACACCGACATCTTCCACGCATCTCCGGCCGGGCCGCTGGGGGGTGGGAGTCGGGACGTAGCCTTCAGCTAGCTAAAGCGATGGCGTCAATTTCACTGCGAACgtgtctttttaaaaagtgcCAAAGAGGTGACGAACTGGTCCTAGCTGGATACCTAGCGGCAGCTGTGAAACGGGTCCGGTGAAATTTCAGCGCCACCGGACAGATTTGCTAATGTCAgcagctaacgctagctagctagctcccATTTAGCATCTGAAAACAGCGCAGCTGCTAACGAGCTGGTCCCTTGTTGTTGTCTTTCCGTCTATTGTTGTTGTCTGCCTACGATGACAACATTTTAAGGCTCTCGTGGTGTCCCGTGGCCGTCTCCTCACAGTCCCATCGGGCGGTTCTTTATTATTCACTTAACCGGGAAACAATCCTCACAAGCTCCGCGATCTGACCTAATATCCCGCTACAGGGacggtgtatttttttttcaccccggTGCACAACTGTAGCTGGCCTCTTGTGGGGTTTAAAGATGGCGTTCTGCAATCTCCCCGTTCCCGCAGAATCCCGGCATACAGCGCGTCCTCAATTTATTTGAGGgcaagaaaataaagcaaagttCATGACAATGGATTATTTAGTTATATATTCATATCTGTCAGTGGCGTTTATTTGTTGGCAATGGTAAAGAAGCTGTTTGTTGTTCCAGGCAACACTTAGCTGATTAAAAGTAAACGTGCAGAACTTGTATGTAATTCGTTATTTCttgttaaatattttcttttcctttggtTACAAAAAGATGACTGAATTGGGGCTGGATTTGGTTGCACTTCTTTGTTACGGTTTTGCAGTTTGATTAAACAACACAATCATAGGGTTGTGTGGGTGAGGGTCAGCACTGACATGGATCCTTTTTGTGGGTGCAATATACACAGAATATTCTAAAAAAGGTCAATTGCCACCAAATTGCCAAGAATAACATCTGTTCATTGTGTGAACTCTCccaaataaataagttataaGTCTAAGAGTTTGCATGCTCTTTGCATGCGATTAATTCACTTTTTCaattgatgtatttatttatgtattttagttGGGATATTAGGTTATTGACATACCtttacgcaaaaaaaaaaaaaaaaagcttcatatTGTTCGTTATCAATAGTTTGGGTACATGGCCATTTGCCTAAATATCTGTGTGCAAATAGATCAGCTGATGCCTGTGAGCCTTTTGTTGTGCATAAGTATAGTCTAACGTTATTTTGACTTGAATGAAACCCTATGAttcctcttcatttttaattatttattttttgtataaattcAATTTGATatcttaaatgttatttttcaaaagGTTATTACAGGTTGCTAGGGAGAATTGGTGAATGTATTGACctttggtgtgtgttttaatggtgAGCACTTTGACTGTCAGTAGTAGTCTTTGATGGCCACTAGAGCGCAGTGCTTGCTCAACATTTAGGTTAGAGTAGGGTAAGCTTATAAAACTACATATA
The sequence above is drawn from the Mugil cephalus isolate CIBA_MC_2020 chromosome 3, CIBA_Mcephalus_1.1, whole genome shotgun sequence genome and encodes:
- the LOC125005287 gene encoding ubiquitin-conjugating enzyme E2 Q2-like, whose product is MSVSGLKAELKFLESIFDPNHERFRIIDWKPDELSCQFNVTGEKLLIIHCNITESYPSTPPIWFVDSDDPSLTQVLERLDDVRKGSTLLLQQLKKLICDLCRLYNLPQHPDVEMLDQPLPAGPVGQDRKHGTEEVTSEEEEEEEMGEDIEDLDHYEMKEEEPVDGKKSEDDGIEKENLAILEKIRKNQRQDHLNGAVSGSVQASDRLMKELREIYRSQSYKTGIYSVELVNDSLYEWHVKLRTVDPDSPLHSDLQVLKEKEGMDYILLNFSYKDNFPFDPPFVRVVSPVLSGGYVLGGGALCMELLTKQGWSSAYSIESVIMQINATLVKGKARVQFGANKNQYNLARAQQSYKSLVQIHEKNGWYTPPKEDG